In the Dioscorea cayenensis subsp. rotundata cultivar TDr96_F1 chromosome 12, TDr96_F1_v2_PseudoChromosome.rev07_lg8_w22 25.fasta, whole genome shotgun sequence genome, one interval contains:
- the LOC120273770 gene encoding ELMO domain-containing protein A isoform X2: MLSGNLRRRLHHGDLDGRRNEHVDTSGTDGLNEPLLGTYSYDERHTKEYGDKRQQDIWDDKKKEQLHWAQLFCNLVAQWGQWLANIFHNSGSILGRMLPPIIFSGQDNLPLLLSPLQEERLRNLKQRLGIPFDSACVDHQDALRQLWRLAYPGRQVPPLKSELWKEMGWQGSDPSTDFRGGGFVSLENLIFFAKTYPDSFQGLLHKRDGRRAEWEYPFAVAGINISFMLVQMLELELGRPSSKAGICFIKLLGEDEMAFDNLYCVAFQMMDAQWLAKRASYMEFNEVLKATRTQLERELSLDDVFSIRDLPAYNMLTR, from the exons ATGTTATCGGGCAACTTGAGGAGGCGGCTTCATCATGGAGACCTTGATGGCCGAAGAAATGAACATGTTGATACCTCAGGAACAGATGGTCTGAATGAACCTCTTCTGGGAACGTACAGTTATGATGAGCGCCATACTAAG GAATATGGAGATAAGAGGCAGCAAGACATCTGGGATGACAAAAAGAAGGAGCAACTCCATTGGGCACAGCTTTTCTGCAACTTGGTTGCACAATGGGGACAATGGCTTG CGAATATCTTTCATAACTCCGGATCAATTTTAGGAAGGATGCTACCTCCCATCATTTTTAGTGGACAAGATAATCTGCCTTTATTGCTTAGTCCTTTACAG GAAGAAAGACTGAGAAACTTGAAGCAGAGATTGGGGATTCCTTTTGATAGTGCTTGTGTTGATCATCAA GATGCCCTAAGGCAACTTTGGAGACTTGCTTATCCAGGCCGACAAGTGCCTCCTCTGAAATCAGAATTGTGGAAAGAGATGGGTTGGCAAGGTTCCGATCCATCAACAGACTTCAG GGGTGGTGGATTTGTATCATTggaaaacctcatttttttcgCCAAGACCTATCCA GATTCCTTCCAAGGACTTCTACACAAGCGAGACGGAAGGCGAGCTGAATGGGAATATCCTTTTGCTGTGGCTGGAATAAACATATCATTCATGTTGGTGCAGATGTTGGAATTGGAATTAG GTAGACCGAGTTCTAAAGCAGGAATTTGCTTTATCAAGCTACTCGGAGAAGATGAGATGGCATTCGACAACCTTTACTGTGTTGCTTTTCAGATGATGGATGCACAGTGGTTGGCAAAGCGAGCTTCATATATGGAATTCAAT GAAGTTTTGAAGGCTACCAGAACACAACTAGAGCGCGAGCTTTCCTTAGATGATGTTTTCAGCATTAGAGACTTGCCGGCATATAACATGTTGACTCGGTAG
- the LOC120273908 gene encoding protein DETOXIFICATION 21-like isoform X2 has protein sequence MGSEIKEKLLEIRNGEEEGEEEKGIWRRVKEENKKLWVVAGPAIFARFSIFGVSVITQAFIGHIGSIELAAFALTSTVLLRFANGILLGMASALETLCGQAFGAGQRHMLGIYLQRSWVVLLACAVVLLPLFIFTAPILRLLGQENSIASMAGTISLWFIPIIFSYVFYFTFQMYLQAQSKNIIIAYYAAISLAVHILLSWFLVSKLSFGLPGAMSTLIVAIWIPNIGLFVYVACGGCPETWTGFSLSAFRSLWPVVRLSLSSGAMICLELWYNTILILLTGHMKDAEVAIDALSICLNINGWELMISLGFLSASGVRVANELGAGSAKRAKFSIVVVVITSLLIGAILFVMFLVFRGNIAYFFTESPEVAAAVADLSPLLAFSILLNSIQPVLSGVAVGAGWQSVVAYVNVASYYLCGIPLGVVLGYLIGYRVKGIWIGMLIGTAIQTFVLIWITWRTDWDKQVMLAQTRVNKWLLPSSKESNIVKEEDV, from the exons atggggaGTGAGATAAAGGAGAAGCTTCTGGAGATTCGCAATGgcgaagaagaaggagaagaagagaaggggaTATGGAGGAGAGTGAAGGAGGAGAACAAGAAGCTCTGGGTAGTCGCCGGTCCGGCGATCTTCGCCCGATTCTCCATTTTCGGAGTCAGCGTCATCACCCAAGCCTTCATCGGCCACATCGGCTCGATCGAGCTCGCCGCCTTCGCTCTCACCTCCACCGTCCTCCTCCGCTTCGCCAATGGCATCCTG CTGGGCATGGCGAGCGCACTGGAGACGCTCTGCGGGCAAGCCTTCGGCGCCGGACAAAGGCACATGCTCGGCATCTACCTCCAAAGATCATGGGTCGTCCTCTTGGCTTGCGCCGTTGTTCTCCTCCCTCTCTTCATCTTCACCGCTCCCATCCTTCGCCTCCTCGGCCAAGAAAACTCCATTGCATCCATGGCCGGCACCATCTCTCTCTGGTTCATCCCCATCATCTTCTCCTACGTTTTCTACTTCACCTTCCAAATGTACCTGCAGGCCCAGAGCAAGAACATCATCATCGCCTACTACGCTGCCATCTCGCTTGCTGTCCATATCTTGCTTTCTTGGTTCCTTGTGTCCAAGCTCTCGTTTGGGCTTCCGGGGGCCATGAGCACACTCATTGTGGCAATCTGGATCCCGAACATAGGCTTGTTTGTGTATGTGGCGTGCGGCGGATGCCCTGAAACTTGGACCGGCTTTTCATTGAGTGCCTTCCGCTCGTTGTGGCCTGTTGTTAGGCTCTCATTGTCTTCCGGTGCTATGATCTG TTTGGAACTTTGGTACAACACCATTCTGATACTACTAACAGGACATATGAAAGATGCTGAGGTAGCCATTGACGCACTGTCTATCTG CCTCAATATCAATGGGTGGGAGTTGATGATATCTCTTGGTTTCTTGTCGGCTTCAGG TGTGAGGGTGGCAAATGAGCTTGGAGCAGGAAGTGCAAAGAGAGCAAAATTTtcgattgttgttgttgtgatcaCCTCACTGCTCATCGGGGCAATACTCTTTGTAATGTTCCTTGTCTTCAGAGGCAATATAGCATATTTCTTCACGGAGAGTCCAGAAGTAGCTGCAGCAGTTGCTGATCTTTCTCCCTTGCTTGCTTTCTCCATTCTGCTTAACAGCATCCAACCAGTACTTTCTG GGGTGGCTGTTGGAGCTGGCTGGCAAAGTGTGGTTGCTTATGTTAATGTGGCTTCTTATTACCTTTGTGGGATTCCCCTTGGAGTTGTGCTTGGTTACTTGATAGGTTATCGAGTTAAG GGGATCTGGATTGGGATGTTGATTGGCACTGCCATTCAGACTTTTGTTCTCATTTGGATTACTTGGAGAACAGATTGGGACAAACAG GTAATGTTAGCTCAAACACGAGTTAACAAATGGCTCTTGCCATCATCCAAAGAATCTAATATTGTTAAAGAAGAAGATGTGTGA
- the LOC120273770 gene encoding ELMO domain-containing protein A isoform X1, whose translation MLSGNLRRRLHHGDLDGRRNEHVDTSGTDGLNEPLLGTYSYDERHTKEYGDKRQQDIWDDKKKEQLHWAQLFCNLVAQWGQWLANIFHNSGSILGRMLPPIIFSGQDNLPLLLSPLQEERLRNLKQRLGIPFDSACVDHQDALRQLWRLAYPGRQVPPLKSELWKEMGWQGSDPSTDFRGGGFVSLENLIFFAKTYPDSFQGLLHKRDGRRAEWEYPFAVAGINISFMLVQMLELELAGRPSSKAGICFIKLLGEDEMAFDNLYCVAFQMMDAQWLAKRASYMEFNEVLKATRTQLERELSLDDVFSIRDLPAYNMLTR comes from the exons ATGTTATCGGGCAACTTGAGGAGGCGGCTTCATCATGGAGACCTTGATGGCCGAAGAAATGAACATGTTGATACCTCAGGAACAGATGGTCTGAATGAACCTCTTCTGGGAACGTACAGTTATGATGAGCGCCATACTAAG GAATATGGAGATAAGAGGCAGCAAGACATCTGGGATGACAAAAAGAAGGAGCAACTCCATTGGGCACAGCTTTTCTGCAACTTGGTTGCACAATGGGGACAATGGCTTG CGAATATCTTTCATAACTCCGGATCAATTTTAGGAAGGATGCTACCTCCCATCATTTTTAGTGGACAAGATAATCTGCCTTTATTGCTTAGTCCTTTACAG GAAGAAAGACTGAGAAACTTGAAGCAGAGATTGGGGATTCCTTTTGATAGTGCTTGTGTTGATCATCAA GATGCCCTAAGGCAACTTTGGAGACTTGCTTATCCAGGCCGACAAGTGCCTCCTCTGAAATCAGAATTGTGGAAAGAGATGGGTTGGCAAGGTTCCGATCCATCAACAGACTTCAG GGGTGGTGGATTTGTATCATTggaaaacctcatttttttcgCCAAGACCTATCCA GATTCCTTCCAAGGACTTCTACACAAGCGAGACGGAAGGCGAGCTGAATGGGAATATCCTTTTGCTGTGGCTGGAATAAACATATCATTCATGTTGGTGCAGATGTTGGAATTGGAATTAG CAGGTAGACCGAGTTCTAAAGCAGGAATTTGCTTTATCAAGCTACTCGGAGAAGATGAGATGGCATTCGACAACCTTTACTGTGTTGCTTTTCAGATGATGGATGCACAGTGGTTGGCAAAGCGAGCTTCATATATGGAATTCAAT GAAGTTTTGAAGGCTACCAGAACACAACTAGAGCGCGAGCTTTCCTTAGATGATGTTTTCAGCATTAGAGACTTGCCGGCATATAACATGTTGACTCGGTAG
- the LOC120273769 gene encoding transcription termination factor MTERF8, chloroplastic-like → MQTLIVQTLKRKATTIIKTSSVSTSIDPSFTIYFLINSCGLSRSAAIAASSKLHLKTTKTPHSVLSLLRSYNFSKSHVSSLVSRRPKLLLSSPSSTLKPKLDFFLSLGISDIPSLISSSPSLLLWSLPNRMLPNLNLLQSLLGSRSAAAAAINKSHSLLTADLRKLLLPKVDTLQQNNVPMPVILKLISMDPRCLLESSTLFSDSITTLKSFGINPQSPIFAHALGVFDKLSERVWQRKLETYRSLGWSKEDVFAAFAKHPYCMSVSDEKITSHVEFLEGKLGWERSYLMANPVVISLSLEKRIVPRCAVLALLVSNKVFKLKNGVRARHLMMGQQRFLDKFVSRFQSDVPEVVDAIQGKVEFTGFREIQN, encoded by the coding sequence ATGCAAACACTTATTGTGCAAACCCTAAAACGAAAAGCCACGACCATCATCAAAACCTCGAGCGTGAGCACCAGTATCGACCCATCCTTCACCATCTActtcctcatcaactcctgcggTCTCTCCCGCTCGGCCGCCATCGCCGCCTCCTCCAAACTCCACCTGAAAACCACCAAAACCCCTCACTCCGTCCTCTCCCTTCTCCGCTCCTACAACTTCTCCAAATCCCACGTCTCCTCCCTCGTCTCTCGCCGCCCCAAGCTCCTCCTCTCCTCACCTTCTTCCACTCTCAAACCCAAGCTCGACTTCTTCCTCTCTCTCGGCATCTCCGACATCCCTTCTCTCATCTCCTCCTccccttctcttctcctctGGAGCCTCCCCAACCGCATGCTCCCCAACCTTAACCTTCTTCAATCCCTCCTCGGCTCCCgctccgccgccgccgccgccatcAACAAGTCCCACTCCCTCCTCACCGCTGACCTCCGCAAGCTCCTCCTCCCCAAAGTCGACACCTTGCAGCAAAACAATGTCCCCATGCCCGTCATCCTCAAGCTCATCTCAATGGACCCAAGGTGTTTGTTAGAATCCTCCACTTTGTTCTCCGACTCCATCACCACCCTCAAATCCTTTGGCATCAACCCTCAATCCCCCATCTTCGCTCATGCACTTGGGGTGTTCGACAAATTGTCTGAGAGAGTTTGGCAGCGGAAATTGGAGACTTACCGGTCACTGGGCTGGTCGAAAGAGGACGTCTTTGCTGCCTTTGCAAAGCATCCTTACTGCATGTCAGTGTCAGATGAGAAGATCACATCGCATGTGGAGTTCTTGGAAGGGAAGCTTGGATGGGAGAGGTCATACTTGATGGCGAATCCGGTGGTGATTTCATTGAGCTTGGAGAAGAGGATCGTTCCGCGGTGCGCTGTGCTGGCATTGCTGGTGTCGAATAAGGTTTTCAAGCTCAAGAATGGAGTGCGCGCGAGGCATTTGATGATGGGCCAGCAGCGGTTCTTGGACAAATTTGTGAGTAGGTTTCAGAGTGATGTGCCGGAGGTTGTGGATGCTATTCAAGGAAAGGTTGAGTTCACTGGTTTCAGGGAAATTCAAAACTAG
- the LOC120273908 gene encoding protein DETOXIFICATION 21-like isoform X1 produces MGSEIKEKLLEIRNGEEEGEEEKGIWRRVKEENKKLWVVAGPAIFARFSIFGVSVITQAFIGHIGSIELAAFALTSTVLLRFANGILRWTMVVTFNLSRDKKLGMASALETLCGQAFGAGQRHMLGIYLQRSWVVLLACAVVLLPLFIFTAPILRLLGQENSIASMAGTISLWFIPIIFSYVFYFTFQMYLQAQSKNIIIAYYAAISLAVHILLSWFLVSKLSFGLPGAMSTLIVAIWIPNIGLFVYVACGGCPETWTGFSLSAFRSLWPVVRLSLSSGAMICLELWYNTILILLTGHMKDAEVAIDALSICLNINGWELMISLGFLSASGVRVANELGAGSAKRAKFSIVVVVITSLLIGAILFVMFLVFRGNIAYFFTESPEVAAAVADLSPLLAFSILLNSIQPVLSGVAVGAGWQSVVAYVNVASYYLCGIPLGVVLGYLIGYRVKGIWIGMLIGTAIQTFVLIWITWRTDWDKQVMLAQTRVNKWLLPSSKESNIVKEEDV; encoded by the exons atggggaGTGAGATAAAGGAGAAGCTTCTGGAGATTCGCAATGgcgaagaagaaggagaagaagagaaggggaTATGGAGGAGAGTGAAGGAGGAGAACAAGAAGCTCTGGGTAGTCGCCGGTCCGGCGATCTTCGCCCGATTCTCCATTTTCGGAGTCAGCGTCATCACCCAAGCCTTCATCGGCCACATCGGCTCGATCGAGCTCGCCGCCTTCGCTCTCACCTCCACCGTCCTCCTCCGCTTCGCCAATGGCATCCTG AGATGGACCATGGTGGTGACATTTAATTTGTCCAGGGATAAAAAG CTGGGCATGGCGAGCGCACTGGAGACGCTCTGCGGGCAAGCCTTCGGCGCCGGACAAAGGCACATGCTCGGCATCTACCTCCAAAGATCATGGGTCGTCCTCTTGGCTTGCGCCGTTGTTCTCCTCCCTCTCTTCATCTTCACCGCTCCCATCCTTCGCCTCCTCGGCCAAGAAAACTCCATTGCATCCATGGCCGGCACCATCTCTCTCTGGTTCATCCCCATCATCTTCTCCTACGTTTTCTACTTCACCTTCCAAATGTACCTGCAGGCCCAGAGCAAGAACATCATCATCGCCTACTACGCTGCCATCTCGCTTGCTGTCCATATCTTGCTTTCTTGGTTCCTTGTGTCCAAGCTCTCGTTTGGGCTTCCGGGGGCCATGAGCACACTCATTGTGGCAATCTGGATCCCGAACATAGGCTTGTTTGTGTATGTGGCGTGCGGCGGATGCCCTGAAACTTGGACCGGCTTTTCATTGAGTGCCTTCCGCTCGTTGTGGCCTGTTGTTAGGCTCTCATTGTCTTCCGGTGCTATGATCTG TTTGGAACTTTGGTACAACACCATTCTGATACTACTAACAGGACATATGAAAGATGCTGAGGTAGCCATTGACGCACTGTCTATCTG CCTCAATATCAATGGGTGGGAGTTGATGATATCTCTTGGTTTCTTGTCGGCTTCAGG TGTGAGGGTGGCAAATGAGCTTGGAGCAGGAAGTGCAAAGAGAGCAAAATTTtcgattgttgttgttgtgatcaCCTCACTGCTCATCGGGGCAATACTCTTTGTAATGTTCCTTGTCTTCAGAGGCAATATAGCATATTTCTTCACGGAGAGTCCAGAAGTAGCTGCAGCAGTTGCTGATCTTTCTCCCTTGCTTGCTTTCTCCATTCTGCTTAACAGCATCCAACCAGTACTTTCTG GGGTGGCTGTTGGAGCTGGCTGGCAAAGTGTGGTTGCTTATGTTAATGTGGCTTCTTATTACCTTTGTGGGATTCCCCTTGGAGTTGTGCTTGGTTACTTGATAGGTTATCGAGTTAAG GGGATCTGGATTGGGATGTTGATTGGCACTGCCATTCAGACTTTTGTTCTCATTTGGATTACTTGGAGAACAGATTGGGACAAACAG GTAATGTTAGCTCAAACACGAGTTAACAAATGGCTCTTGCCATCATCCAAAGAATCTAATATTGTTAAAGAAGAAGATGTGTGA